In the Augochlora pura isolate Apur16 chromosome 7, APUR_v2.2.1, whole genome shotgun sequence genome, CTTCGATTGTTGACCGTAATCGTTCAAAAatgattatgaaattaaatggaatcgGACGATGTTCGTTCATAGATGAAACGAAGTATATGGTATACTCGAGTCGACTAAGAATCAATGGTGTTCGTGCTGCCATCTGTGGAAGAATCGTCAAGTTTGTCGTCGAATTAGTTCTAATATTCACCGCTAGACAGTGCAAAGATGTTATTGATATCGCGGATGTAAATAATTCggtttttgttttatcaacatTTGTTAAAtgtcgattaatttaatttcaatttaatttaattttattcaattgatACTGTTTTCAtacgaatgaattatttaatttgtaatagatCTTGTTAAAGAGAACGCGTGTTTAacaaactattataatttatttattagtttgatgaattcatataaaaagtttaattaaattacaaggGTTGTGTGTAAATGTTGAGTGTAATAACATTGGAACTAATTCGGCGACAAGCTTGGCGATTCTTCCACGGATGGCAGCACTGACACCTTTGATTAGTAGTCGAATTGATTATAcgttatatttcattttaactgTGATTTAATCTAACTTTGATTGcatttaatattgcaataattttcaaacgattaagagttccaattaaaaatgtaattatcgtAAAATGAACCTTGAAACGTACATTTTGCAACGAGTATATTTTTgaaggaaaataattgtcCTTACACGACTGAAAATTGAAACTACAAAATGGTTGCTCCAAAAAGCAAAAACTTAAAATCGAtacgttttcaaaaattcttttctacaCTTTCCCATAAAAATGGTTTAACGTTCGAGtacttaaattgaagcttaaATAATGCTTTTTAAGATAGTGTAATTgctatttgtaaataataacaacaatattctagaaaatgaaaaacatcAGCCAGTTCTTATTGCacgcatttattaaaaaatatttcgaaagtaACAACTACGTATTTACAATACTTCGTCAATAAATACTTTAGATTATTAACTGGAGCGGTCGGCGCACGTACAGTCATCGTTCTTAATGACAATTCAATGCTGGTAAGTTCCTGGCACGgctgaaattaatcgaaacaGCTCGCGCCAAGTATAATCAACGTGCAGAGGGGTTGCAGAGGGTTGGAAAAAAAGCGTGCACCGTATCTTTGtagcttttaaatatttatacgtggCAGGGTCACGTAAGGGACTCGATGAGAAATGCATGGTGCAGGGAGTGCAACAGCCTACCAGCATGTTGCACACCACCCCGGTTCATCCCCCAGTGCCAGATTACGGTCTTTTCAACGCTTTATTTTTCCCACCGCTGACCCCTTAACTTATTCACGCGGCTTTCTTAACTTTCGTTTGTTAACTATACACTACGATACACAGACTATCTTTCGCAGACTAGAAAAGGTTAACTAGACACCAGTGTCTCTCAAACTGCGGCCCCGTTACCGGAACAACCGCAACCGTTTCACtcgaacgaaatattttgctATGCTCGCGGTCGCAGTAATTGTTCTTGGGAAAATCCAGTTTCAGAAACACTGTATCATGACACAGAAAATGGCAACCCTGCCAGCCTTTCCGCTCTGTTTCTTCGACGAGGTACTTCGACAGGGAAATTACGCTTTTTCTTGAACTCTCATGATTTCGGAGGGGATGTTGGGCGTTAACCATAAGCACAGTAGGCGCCCAGGTGGTAGTAGCTGCCACGagctgaaaaaaatatttaaatatatttaagtatttacgAAATTCGAGtgcaataattttgcaaataattcaGCGAGGGAAAGAGGAATGTTGTCAAAAAAAGCGGATGACAACGATGTGTCGATACTCACCGCACAGTCCTGCGTATCGATTCGAATAAGACATCCCGTAGGTGCCGCAAGCCGGCTGTCCCGATTGGTACGGTTGAAAGCCGAGCACGTTGCCACTGCACAACAATGAAAACATAACCCGTAAGCCGTGCCGTGAGATGATTTATGTCGAATCGAAAACGTCGCGGCGCGTTAGAACTTCTCGTCGGGGAAAATACCCGTAAATCTCCGGGAAACCCCTGCGCTCCGCCGGTTAACTTCCTGCTCTTACTTCCGGTTCTCGGCCTTCTTACGAAGGCTGTTCCATTTTTGTTAGCCAACTTTCCACACCCGAGATTTTTCCCGCGCCGTTGTTCCCCCTACCCTCCCCCCTCGTAATTATCATGCGGAATCCATTGCCCTTGCCAAATTATTCTGCGCGAGTACTGTGCTCGAAAAAATCCGCGACTCTCAGCTAGGGGttggtaaatattattgatcAGTGTACAAAAATTGCATAGGGgtcgttaaatatttgtatctctGCACGATGCATGCTAAAGGATCGATAAATATCGTTGTGCATGATACTTTGAACGAGGTAACGAGTgtcggtaaatatttttatcaatcttACGGACCTTTGCGGGGCACAGTGATTTTATTTCCGATCGGAAAATCATCTATCGGTGATATGGTGCAGTTGTTATTTAGTAGGCAATTTTTAAGCAATGTTTTAGGGATGGTGCGATATTCTTGGTCGGTATTTGGATCTCGTTTTTGTCAGGTTCGATGAAATTGGGAATAAATATTCCTGGTGGCAGGTCGAGACTTTTTTCGCTTCtgtgggggagggggaaatTGTGGCAGGCTgcagacgacgacgacgacgacgacgacgacgacgacgacgacgacgacgacgacacgtTCAATTTGTCGACAGTAATAAGCTACCGATTGACAGGAAATACTCGAGGAGCGTGGAAAATTTATGGAAGCTCCGGCCGGATTCAATACACGTTGCattccgttttctttttccacgGCTGCTGGGAACACGTCGAAAAGTTGAAATATCGCGCCGCAGATTTCCCTCATTTTCCCCTCTTTTGCGAGCCGTGCCGTCGACCTCCTCGCGGTACCACATTGTCGAGTATTTCTCgcgattttagaaaaatccCGCGTTATTTAAATGCAAACCCTTTTACCGCGCGCGTTATTAAATTCTCCCGGGAAATACCGCTTAATTTTCGGAAAAATATTATCCAACTTCCGGCCGGCGGAAAACACGTTCAAGAATGATTCTCATTCCGTAGAATAAACGGGGCAGCGGtgagaaatttttcgaaaaataaccCATCGACGGACGAGTTCCAAAAGCCACCCCTTAATTATCGGTGGAAAATTAGAATCGACTTCGCGGAGGAGGGGGCGAGCTGGGAAACATTTGCAAAAGTTTGTTCAACTTGCGCGGCgcttgaaaaatgaagaacaaGCGGGATGCTCACCTGGGACCGTAGTTGCAAACATAATTCTTCGTATAGCCGCGCGCAGGATCGTAGTAGAACGAGTACCCGCAGCCCAGGAGGAACGTGTCGCCCCAGACAAGCTGAAACCAGTCCAAACTCGATTTCAAACTTGATTCTCCGGCGAAGGAAGCATTTTTTTCAACAATCTAGTCGCCGTTCACCTGGGTATAGTGGCCGGTCGCGTCGCTATAACCAGCGCGATAGTGTTGCACCTCTTTGAACCAGTCGTAGATCCGCTGCCGCCAGTTTGGCTGGTCGTCGTACGGCCCTGGGGACCTTGTCGTCCATGTTCTGGCTATGTTTTGGCCCACCGCGAATCTTTCTGTCGTTgggcaataataaaaatactttattaaa is a window encoding:
- the LOC144472410 gene encoding venom allergen 5.02-like, which produces MASRGYAIPVTVTLMMVYTGLADNTWPSCVGKTILRSGGLSCEEKQAILDEHNRLRQLVALGQIHGQPGAANMREMVWDDELAAVAQRWADRCAEMHDNLRNVQRFAVGQNIARTWTTRSPGPYDDQPNWRQRIYDWFKEVQHYRAGYSDATGHYTQLVWGDTFLLGCGYSFYYDPARGYTKNYVCNYGPSGNVLGFQPYQSGQPACGTYGMSYSNRYAGLCARGSYYHLGAYCAYG